ACTATTGTGTGAAAATAATATACAGTTTTACAAATTGTCTGTCAGCACACTTGCCTCTCACCAAAGTTTCccggttcgattcccggccagGGCCTATGTGAGATGGGTTAAGATCACCAAACCGTATAAGAAGGTTTTCTTAGTACTTCAAACTAAATATTTCCAAAGTATTCGAATAAGGATTGTTGAATGTGATGActgcaccaccaccaccaccaccaccaccaccaccaccaccactactactactactactactactactattactactactactactactactactactactactactactactactactactactactacaactactactactactactactactactactactactactactactactaccactactactactactactactactactaatactattactactactaataaAGCTAATACTACTGCAATTACTTCTATTGCTACTTcaactactaccactacctctACCAACTACCGAGACCACAACCGCAGCATTAACCACAACCACTACCGCTTCTACGAATAGTACTGCATCCATTACTGTACGCAAAAGAGACTAACTTACGCCTGTGGGATACACAGCGTATTAGATGAACACACTGAAAgcatatcaatattatatttatcttcGTCTTTGATGTGCAGTCGCTTAAGAAATGAttaatgttacaaaaaatattttcttaatcaAACACCATATCGTTTATTGAAAACGTTATTAAATGCTTTTGTATGCACGATGCATTATCTGTACGATTTGAGTTCAAGGTCATTAACGTTCGTCCTCgtttaatatctaaaataattttatggatgcaaatatacagatatatatatatatatatatatatatatatatgctctaGTAGTTAAACCTGCTTTCGTGTTTGGATTTTACgattttaaaattgatgttttagtCGGTTTGCCAAAATATGTGTtcagtaatttcaatttatcatCTCGATTTCGACCTTAATTCAATCAGTTAATACGAAATCTGCAATGCACTATGGGATATCGTTCGTTTACTCACCAGAAGTAGAGAATCTATCCCAATGTATACTTGATTTCCCCCATTGTGTAGGTGTTGCCTGAAATAATTTGCCGtattgtacaatttcaattaaattatttaatgcaACCATACATATCTAGGAGAAAAgtttgcatttgaaaaaaaaaaaactctctTCAGATGACAAAGTTATAATAAATGActttattaagaatttattttttatgttggcTTTTCATACACAAGTGTTTCTTTGAATTTTTAGatttataaactaaaaatatataaatattgttcatcctcaccttattttattatatgcatatcATTAGAATCTGAGTGTATTCTTTTTCTATTTGGATTACTgtgtattcaatatttattgtgttttatacaaaatattattgttacCTAGTACTAAGTCTAAATAtattatctgttctgttctataagTGAAACTAGTCTACAAATCTAATTGCCTGAAAGATTGACAGACTCCAGATATTTTACAAGATTAAAGGCGTCCTTCTCAATTATATCTTGATTATTTTGTTGTGTGCATATCTCACTTGTCTTTTTTCACGCATTATTGCCTAAGTATATTCCttgattatgtttaaattttcttttttcaaaattgatctatataataatacatcgccttaaacataaaatgacagTTGACAAAATTCAGAAGTACCGTTTACTGTAATATAAACCAAGTGAAGAATGTTTGCCCGGCGAAAATGTCAACAGAGTCCAATTCTCGTTAAAATTTCTAACTTCTATGTAAGCTACTAACAAAGGACGGGCATCAcagtaaaatagttttccgGTGGTGCCCGTACCTCTTTCTCTAATTGATGAAGGCGATCTACGTCATTTTCACAAACAATGGTTAACTTGGGTGTGTGATAATTGGCATTTTGAAGCAGTTTCGTCGTTGACTGTTTCTCTCGACAAGGATACCGGTGTTAACGTCTACATTACAGGCCACACTTTCtatgagccaggtattttgCTAGTAGCTTACACAATCTAGAAGAAAGCTTTtcttctataaaaaaaaacatgacatacCAGCACGgaactatatgtattaacaaTCATTAATAAAACGCCACACATGTTTTGAATGCAGGGCACACGTTTTGACGCAAAACAGAGCtacttaaatacttaaatacatATCAACCTTCTTTTTGCTAGATTTTTCGTGCAGGATAAATGATAACCAGCCGCCCATCTCCAAATGGTACATCGAACCGCGACAAGAAAAATTGGatcttataaaaaataagaagtaATTTCGCCAACAATATGACGTCTTACTTTAACCGCAACGTAACCGGTGTTTCCttatatattacatgtataaaagataatggatattttaaagttgattGCCAAAAAACGtattaagttaaaaatgttacTTTAAGACTTCATTCTACTTGTCGGGGCTCATATATATCTGGTTAGATCAGAGTAATAGGCCTTTAGCATAAACTTATCATTTTTAAACTGCTCCAAGTACATCTAAACTACCGTAATATTGCACAAAGTAAATCTGAAATGGTTAGCCTTTAGTCCGGTTTTAAAATATTAGCCGTATCTGTAGTCATCTAAAGAGAAACTATTGCTTAGTTGATGACTGTAACTAACGATACACTTGCGAAACCAAACATGATTAAACACTGAGtctcaaaatatcaattaaaacaaaatgcaaatcaCAATATTCAAACACAACTTACGTAATATGTCAGTCAGTGTATTAGCTATCTCTCTGATCCagctttattatatacccatcataaattcGCACGCGATACATACCGCAAATATGGATGCCCTTATTACACTCCAGTGTCATACTTGAGTGCCATATTCCGATCTGTTGGCGTCATGTAATACCAAGTGTCATTGTGAAATGCAAATATCACTCCACTGAAATATTATCATCCGCATCAAAACGCAGTTTTTATTACCGTTTGTATCGTTTCGTGTCGTATCTTAATCTTGCAAAGATTTGACTTCTATGCGAACTTGGGATAATAAGAGAAAATACGGTATTCGCTCAGAATCCGATAGCTGCTCGTAAATATATTAAACGATTTTTTTCTCATTCGCAAACATTCAGCTAACCCGTCAACTAACAGTTATATTTACTGAATGCTTGATAGAGAATGACTGGACTTCTTCAGCTGTTGTTACTGGTCAGCGTGACCGTGGCTTCCGAGCCATCGTGTCCAGCATGCTCCAAATTCGACTACGAGGAAAAGGTGCTCGAGAGAATGATTCGCATGGAGTTCGCTTTTGAGAACGTGTTAAAGGAAAACAAGGCTGTGAGCAAATCTGTTGAGCAAGACCTATCGCGGATCAATGAAGAAAACGAACGATTGCACGCAACCGTTGATGCCCTAAAGGATCAACAAGAGCAAGCAGAACGAAGACTGGGTTCACTCATGGAGGAAGTTGAGAGAAACCAGTCCAATACGCTGGAGAAGATAGTTTCCGATTCTAACAGTAcgatagaacaaactattgccGCCTTCAATGGTATAAAAGGTCAGTTCATGTTATAGCTTTTGTGCATTTTAAAACAACGAAGTGGTATGCCTAAGTATAccttatttttctctttttctgtAAACTTCGAAGTTCTCACATTCAACGTCTTGTTATAATGCTCTCATTCGATATAGAACATACAGAATACAATTTAAATCCCAATAAACTCGGTCACGTTTGACGTTCGATTGATAACGAATCGGACTATCACTCAAAGTACCGGTTTTTTTCatggaaaaaaaatctcattGCATCTTTCGACCGCTTTATGACATAAGTGTGATCGTTCAAAATATATATCGAACAGAATTCCGTAAACACTCAGTTGCATTTTTGCAATTCTTCCAATACTTTCCAGGTATTAAAATGGATagcttttttacaattaaacataGTATAAAGGGGCCCGCATTAGTTTGAACAGAATTATTATTCTAACATTTATGAAAAGTTCTCAATAAATATGTTCTAAGACCCGTATATAGGTTGTCACTGTTTTCTTCATATGAGCATTTATCAATTATCGCAGTAGTAGTAATTTAAAGCGTAAGGTGTTATTTTTACCGGATCACGCATTACTAATGTAATGAGGGAATCGTGGCtatgtaatatttaaatgctatttCAACGATGACATAGTGATACGTTTCCTTCAAAAACCATAGCCTAAAAGTTAGTctttaacactttcaaaatagtatgtagaaaacaacaacatttgattGAAAACAAGCTTTTCAAATAAAGATATCGATATGTAATACAGTCTAAAACCTTTCccactgttttttttaatatatgagCGTTCTATAAAAAACATTACATTGGTATGATATCTGTCTTTACCATTTCGAACTATTTTGCAGCGAGACATAGCGTTTTCTATCAAGAATACAGCCCGGTTGTCCATTAAAAAACTCTagaatttgtttattatgaaacctcattgtttacatttacagATTTTTACCGATtgttgcataaaatgtgtgttttggGGCCGATATAGTGGTGTGTTAAAACGTAAAacacgtgcattattcagtaaattcacgtgccgtttaTGACCGacttttgttttacataagcggTATCAAGGCTCGCATCATGACAATGGACGCTGAACGCActcgggctgtaaaccattttgcagacctttgcagatggtaacccCCCTTGAAAAGATGTATTAACCCTAAAATAGAAACTGTGTCTCCCATACTCTTCCATTTATCCATCTACAACTGAGTAACAGGACCCGATTAGGGTAATTCTGCGCTTTAGGAAATAATCTCAAAATCGAAATATGCACTATAAGGTACACATACATACGGTCAATAAGCTAACAACTTTGTCAACGGtgtgattttaaatcaaaatggttGTAAGAATGAAACAACATCATCAAAAGTTTAAATTAGAGATCGACTtcatgattttttgaaaatgtgacaAGGAATAAATAACTAGCTGATATTTGCTTGTTAACAAAAGTAACAAAGTTAGGTAACTCAATGTATACTAAGCTATTAAAATACTATATCGAGGTTgattccttttttaaaaaaatgaaaagaacatAAGAGTATTTAAGCTTATGTCTTTAATCTGCTTAGCTGACTTCTATCGTTTAATAACGCGTAAATAATCTCGCGCTTTACTACTTTCGTTACAATAATggcaagacaaaaacaaaacgcaCTCACAAACACTctataattgatatttaagatTATGTGTAATAATTCACTTTCAGACTAAATCTCTACTCCATTGGAGTATTTCCACGCCTTCTTCTATGCAGACTTCTATCGTTTGATAAAACGTAAATAATCGCACTTTTATTATTTcgttacatttttcaaaaagcCAAGTTGACAAAAAACTACCCACTCAGACAAACACTATAatttaaatctataaatatataacaaatcatttttcagaCCAAATCGCTACTCCACTGGTGTACTTCCACGCCCGCTCTCCACAGACCACAACCCTGTCCACAGGTGAGGTGATAGTGTACAAGACAGTGGAGATCAACCAGGGCAACGGCTACAGCCCCACCACGGGCAAGTTCACGGCTCCAGTTGGGGGACTCTACTTGTTCACCATGCATACATGTACGGCTCTAAATAAATATGCTTATCTCCAGATAATGAAGGAAGGCACAGTGCTCATTGCAAGTGAACACTATGACAAGGAACGGTATACCTGTTCTAGTAGTCAGGCGTTTGTACAGCTTGATGCTGGTGAACATGTCTGGGTACAATGCTCCAGTGGGGCCTCATACGTACAACTGTATGAGGATTCGTATCATTGGACCAGTTTTGGTTGTGCTCTCATTCACAACTGATGTGCTTAGGTCATTGTTCATAAAAAGCCAAAAGGCAGAAACTATACAATGAAAGTAAAAGTCAATTTTGCAGTgataaataagttatttaaataaaatcattacgtgaattatttttgttttcatttactgtgagttaaatattgttagatATCATCTGTGCACTACGCCTGTTTTCAATGTCATGAGTGTAAACTGAGAACACGTAAGCCGCGCAATTCTGCAAAACAGACTAAGCTGAACTTTCAGTCGAATTCAGAAGTTCTTTCGCTGCTTCGCTTGCTcttcttttatataatttatcaataaaacattataccACCGGTGATCTATACACAGCTTGGCTATTAATTCATTATTACCTGTTAAAGTGCGAATATGTAAtacttaattattcattttctaCTGGATTATAGTTTAATGTAGACATACACATTCaggcaatatatttttttctggctTAATAATTCCAGAAAGCTTTCTTGACATGTTTGCATCAAACCTGATCATAACGTGACAACATTATTGCATGTAAGTATCGTTACACGTGCGTTGAAGCTTTCGATTGTTTGAAATGGCACACGATGCCATGATATGAATTCAATATCAGaatataaagcaaatatataggtgtttatattttaaatatatttaaagtagtAAATAATTTTCCGGACTCCAgttttaaaataagcaatattcTGGACTCCAAGAGCGGATGAGGTGACACCCGCATATTACATGACTCATAATAAATTTTCTGAAAGACCATGGTTTAACattgaaatgttcaaaatgtttgaacaatCATACTGAACAAGCACGTATTATCCCAActaccaaaataatatttattaaaaagggTTGCCGATTGGATACgattttagttttaattcaaTGTAACATTACTGCGTTATAGACTGAGTTGATTTTAGAATTTTTCTTCGTGTTCAGTACGAGTAATTTAAATATACCGGCTTTCGAGGCCTAGTAGACTTGAGGTGTGGAGTTTGCGGGATGGTGGCCTAGCGACAAGGCGGCCTATCGACTTGAAGGCGTGAAATTTGCAGCCTTTCGGCCTTTCGGCCTGGCGGTGTGAACTTTGAAGCATGGTGGCCTACCTGTCTGTTGGCGTGATATTACGGTACTGGCGGCATGAAGTTGGAGGCATGTCTGTCTAGCGGCAAAGCGGGTTGGTATATTTGCTGCCTATATAAGCAAGTCGAAGACAGTAGACTTCTATCTTAGTTCATATACTAAAGCAGTGACATTAACATCTGAATTAAATTAAGTCAACAATAATGACCTCTTCGTGCCAAACGTGTTTCGATAATTACCAAACTTTCGCCGTTTTGAACAATACTGCAGGAAATCAAGACACTGTCCATGGTATTCTTCAGTACCACTCAATATCTTATTTGAGtgttttgatactttttatcAATACAGTTCCGTCGACCTAGAGGCTAAGTGGTGTGAACTTAGCGGCCTTGCGTTCATGCGATTCAGAAGTACCATGATCGCCAGTTGTTTGGATTGAAAATAGTTCCATCCAAGTATGTTTGTATAAAAGGTTTCTGAAATTCTgacttattttcttttgttgtttcttttctttagtAGCTTATTTCCGTGGCATACAGTCATGTATGTGATTACTTATTCCAATTTTTCATTAAAGCTAAAATACCGTCAGAAATCTAACATCATGTGTTTAAATGACCTTATTCCACTTAATGGtaatcaaataaaatcatatttttaaactattttctttCTACCTACTTTGACAATTATGAAAGAATTAAACAACAAGTGCGTCAACTGTTGCAAAACAAGCCCGTTTGTTTTGtaggacaccaagtttggtaaTCACTAGTTGTACGTTAGCCAACTGTAGAGTTCGGACGCTGCTaatacagtttttgccaattaaAGGGCCATAGCTCTGGAATGAATGAGGCGACATGGTTTGTGAACGAACCTGACGGAGATATTCTgtcaatacacattctgaccagaTCTGGTGATTGGTAATGATAGGGAAAAggcttcttaagttattgatcggacgaGAAAGCTGGGAGATGATATCTATAAATAAAGAGAGATAACTCTCGAGTGACTCAATCTAAAAAGCTTTCGTACGAACACATTATgttcatacacattctgacacTATTTGATAATGCTTTGACAAAACGATTCTAAAGGTATTGATCAGACAATACTGATTTTAGgtcatttcaaaaattaaaggGCGATGGCTTTTAAGTGACTGAAGCGAAATGGCTGGATATCGAGTTTGGCCGAGAAATTATACCAATACAAATCCTAACCGAATAACACGAGTAACGCAAGCCAAAGTGCATAC
This genomic stretch from Mya arenaria isolate MELC-2E11 chromosome 10, ASM2691426v1 harbors:
- the LOC128204066 gene encoding collagen alpha-2(VIII) chain-like, with product MTGLLQLLLLVSVTVASEPSCPACSKFDYEEKVLERMIRMEFAFENVLKENKAVSKSVEQDLSRINEENERLHATVDALKDQQEQAERRLGSLMEEVERNQSNTLEKIVSDSNSTIEQTIAAFNGIKDQIATPLVYFHARSPQTTTLSTGEVIVYKTVEINQGNGYSPTTGKFTAPVGGLYLFTMHTCTALNKYAYLQIMKEGTVLIASEHYDKERYTCSSSQAFVQLDAGEHVWVQCSSGASYVQLYEDSYHWTSFGCALIHN